The segment AGGAAACCTGACTTCGTTGAACAAGGCTGGCGAGCAAATCCTCGGTTACTCGCGCCAAGAGGCGTCCGGATTGAACTTCGCGCAACTGGTCGCGCCCGATCACCAGGATGCTTTTCGCGATGCATTGAAACGCCTCAAAGACAGCGCGGGCACCGCCCATTGCGAGCTGGAGATGCGCGCCAGAGACGGCCGTCGCGTCGTGCTGAGGATAAATCTGAGGCTGGCACAATTATCGGGCACGCCGCGGGCGCAGGGCATCGCCTGGGACATCACCGAGCGCCGGCAGGCCGAGGAAGCGCTGCGGGAGAGCGAAGGGCGGCTGCGCAGCTCGCTCGAGGAACGCGTGCGACTTGGCCGCGATTTGCATGACGGGATCATCCAATCAATCTATGCCGTCGGGCTCGGGTTGCAGGAATGCCGCAACCTGATGCAACAGGATCCGTCTCTGGCGCAGGAGCGGCTGACCCGGTCCATCTCCGATTTGAACGCCGTGATTCGTGACGTGCGCGATTTCATCGTCGGCCTGGAACCCGAAGCTTTGAATGGCCGCGAGTTCAGACACGCCCTGCAGTCTCTGATCGAAACGATGAGCCAGGCGCGCGCCGCGCAGTTCTCGCTCGACATTGACGCGCAGGCCGCCGAGGCGCTGAACGGGCGTCGAGCCGCGCATCTGGTCCAGATTGCGCGGGAAGCGATGAGCAACAGCTTGCGCCACGCCTGCGCGAAGAACACCGTCGTTTCCTTGAGAAAGGAAAACGGCTGCGTGCGGTTGGAAATCCGCGATGATGGAGCCGGGTTTGAGCCGGGAACACTCGCAAACCGCGGGCACGGACTGCGGAACATCACCGCGCGGGCGAATGAGATCGGCGCCCGCAGTGAAATCATTTCCGCGCCCGGCAAGGGCACACGTGTTTCAATCGAAATCCCCGACCCCCGCCAGCCCTATGAGTCCGCCTGAAACCAGACCGATCCGCCTGCTGATCGTGGACGATCACAAGGTCGTCCGCCTCGGATTACACACGTTGTTGAGCCGCCACGCGGGCATCGAGGTCGTCGGAGAGGCCGGGACGATGGAGAGCGCAGTCCAGGAAACCGCGCGTCTGCTGCCCGACGTGGTGCTCATGGATGTCCGGCTGCCCGACGGCAACGGGTTCGAGGCGTGCCGGCAAATCCGCCGATCGCAGATTGAGACGCGCGTGTTGTTTCTCACGTCTTTTGCGGACGAAGAAATCGTGCTGGAATCCATTGATGCGGGCGGAGACGGTTATCTGCTCAAGGAAATCGATGAGGAGAATCTGGTGCGCGCCGTCCGAAACGTTGCCGCAGGCCAGTCCATCCTTGACCCGGCCGTGACACGGCGTGTTCTGGAACGTGTCAAGAACGCTGACACCGCACCCGCAAAGGACAAGCTCGACACTCTTTCACCGCAGGAGCGCCGCGTGCTTGCACTGGTCGCCGAAGGGAAGACCAACAAAGAAATCGGACTGGCGCTTGGTTTGAGTGACAAGACCGTCAAGAACTACCTCAGCAACATGCTGGACAAGCTTCAACTTACGCGACGCTCCCAGGCAGCCGCCTTCTACGTGCAGCATTCGGGAAAATAGATCGTCCCGGTCCGGCACGAAAGCCGGCGCAGCAGGCTGGAAAACTTGGCAAACCAGATGGCAATCCGGCGTCGAATGCAACGCGCATTTTTAATCGGGCGCTCCAACTTATCCCTGCTCTTGAGCCGGCGACCCTGGCGGATCCGCTTCAAGCAGGTCTCCGATGGCCTTTTTCATCTCGGCCAGCACTGAATGCGGATCAATCGGCTTCCGAATAAACGCAAAAGCCCCGGAGAGAGCCGCACGCCCTTCGTGAGCGCGCGGATCATCACCCGAAACGATGATATATTTGAACACATGATCGGCGTGGCGATAGTTCAACCAATCAATCAATCCCAACCCGTCCATCGGCTGGCCGACGTTCTCGCCCCGCAAATTGATGTCCACGAGCATCAGGTCGGGCTTTTCCAATTCAAACGCCCTGATCGCTTCCCCGCTGTCACCGGCGATGATCACGGTATAACCGGCGGTTTGGACCATCTGCGCCATGGCGTGCAGCGCGACCTTGTCGTCCTCGACAATCAGAATCTTTTTCAGTTCCGCCGTGGGCGTACGGTCTTCCTCACTCATACACCGCTGAACTTAGACGCGTGAAATCGAGACCACAAGCGTGATTCGTCAACCTGACACGACCTGCAAGATTTTCGATGACCTCCTCTCCCTTTCCCTGTGGGTTTTCCGGGCAGGATTCAACGCGTGATTTCGTGAATCTGTCAAAAGGGCGGACAACCTGTCCACAATTGAACTGGCCGAGCTCTCGCCGCAGAAGCGCCGGATGCCAGTTGCAGCAGCCGTAGAGAATACCAAAGAGGAAATCCCACCGGCGCGGGATCTTGGTGACGGAGTTCACGCTGTTTATCCGGAAACATGTCCCAAGCGCGGACACCGCATGGACACGGCACCTTTCGACATTCTGTCGGCTCGGGAGGACGAGTTCGAACAGTGATTGTAAAACCGGGCGTAAAGAATCGGCGACTTCTGGCGTCCAATGCTGAACAAGAGTCATTAACAACCACCGAAACAACGAGTTGGAGAACTTTGGACCCGACGAGATTTCCGAGTCGCCCCGCTGATTTCAAACATTTCGGGCGGCACATCCATTCGGCCCTAGTGAGTAGGGCCATTATAGTTTTCAGACACCAACGCACGTCGCACACCGTTCGTAATCCTTTTGAAATGAAAATGTTGAGCGGCTCCAGATTCCTTGGATGTCGTTTCTCAGAACGAACCCGGCAAGCCGGTTGCTAAACCCGGGTTGAGAACGAAACAGGTTCGAAATGAAACTGAATATTACAAGCCAGCAGAGACCGGATCGTCGGCGTGACGCCTTCACCCTGATGGAGGTGTTGGTGGCCGTGATGATCGTTGGAGTCACGTTTGTCACCTACTATCTTGGGATGACTCAGGGCTTCGGGATCATACAATTGGCGCGGGAGAACCTGCGCGCGACCCAGATTCTTCAGGAGAAGATGGAAACGATCCGGCTTTACACGTGGGATCAGGTCACCAACTCCGGCTTCATTCCTGCCACCTTCACCGCCACGTTCTATCCGCAAGGCACCCAGACCAACCAGGGAGTCACCTACCAGGGAACGTACACCCTCACGAACGTGCCGTCCACCGTCACGGGGCCCTATGTGAGTGATCTGAGAATGGCCATCTTCCAGCTCACCTGGCAATCGGGGAGCGTTCAACGTCAGCGCGAGATGCGGACACTTGTATCACACTATGGACTGCACAATTACATCTACCAATAAGACGCGCTGCCGCGGCTTCACCCTGGTCGAGATGCTGATCGCGACGGCTGTCGGCGGTCTCGTGCTGTCGGCGGTGATGGCGATGTCTCTGTTCAGTGCCCGCAGCTTTGCCGCGATAGGAAATTACGTGGACCTGGACATCAAGAGCCGCACCGCACTTGATACCATGACTTCTGACATCCGCCAAGCCCTCGATCTGACGACTCCGTGCAACAGCAACATCTTGACCTTTCATCTCGTGGACATAAGCACGGGCACGACCAACCTGCTCCAGTACACCTACGATCCGAGCGGGAAGACTCTGAGGCGGTCGTATCTCGGCCAAACCACCACGTTGCTCACGAACTGCACTTTCATGCAGTTCTCCCTCTATCAACGCAACCCCATCGGCGGGACCTATGACCAGTATCCGCTCGACAATTTCAGCCAGCCCGGACTTTGTAAACTCATTCAACTCACCTGGGTTTGCTCGCGCGACGTTCTGAAAGGCCGGCTCGTCAACACGGAAAGCGTGCAGTCCGCCAAAGTCGTCATGCGCAAACCATAGATAAACTTTCAGCAACCTCTAAAACTATGAAAATCAAAACCAACAACAACCCCCAGGGCAGCGCGCTGCTGGCGACCATGCTGGTCGCATTCGTCGTGGGCATGGCGCTCGCCGGCTATCTCACCCTGGTTTCGTTCCAAAGCCAATCCACCTTGCGCTCGCTGGCGTGGAACTCCTCCATACCCGCGACCGAGGCGGGCGTCGAAGAGGCGCTCACCGCGCTTTACTATTACGGCACCACCAACCTTTCCGCCGGTTTTTGGACCATGAACGCCGACGGATTCTATCACAAAACGGGCAGACTGGGTAACAGCAGCACCCTCTCTTTCCTCATGTATGATGTCGGGATCAAGCCGCCACCTCCGCTGGGCCCCGATACGCCGATCATCGAATGCATCGGTTACTCTCCGACGCCGCCAAATCTTACCACCTACTACATCAAGCCGTACGGCATGATTCTGGGTGGGCTGGTCCCCGCATATACGCCGGAATTACAAATGACCAAGCGCAAGGTGCGCGTCCTTGCCAAACGGCAAACGCCGACTCGAAATGCAATGCTGGCTAAGGGCCAGATTGACCTTAAGGGCAACAATATCGCCACGGACAGTTTTGACTCACAGGATCCGAACTATAGTACGAATGGAAAATACGATTCTTCCAAACACAAAGCGAACGGCGACGTGGCGACCAACCAGGGTCTCGTCAATTCGGTCAACGTGGGCAACGCGGACATCCTGGGTCACGTTCATACGGGACCCAACGGCAGCGTTTCAATCGGCGCCAACGGTTCCGTCGGCGACTTGAGCTGGAAAAGTTCGGGCAACACGGGCGTCGAGCCGGGCTATACTGCAGACGATTCCAACGTGGATATCACGGACGTACAGACGCCGCCGTGGGTCTCTGGCGGCTACAGCACTCCATCCGGTGGCAAGTGGCCTCCGCTCGTTGGTTCCACTTACGACCTGATCCTGGCGGGCGGCAATAATTACGTCGTGAACGGGAACTTCAGCGGCAAAATCATCGTGGTTGGTTCGGGCAATGCGAACGTCTATATCTCTCCTTCGGGTTCGTTCAGCATGACCGGACAGGATCAGATTACAATCAGCACGAATACCAGTCTGCAGGTTTACAACGCCGCGTCGTCCGCTTCGATCGGCGGCAATGGCGTCGTCAACAATGCCGATGCCCTGGCATTTCTCTACTGGGGCCTGCCCAGCAATACTTCGATAAGTTACAACGGCAACGCCGCGTTCACCGGCGTCATCTACGCTCCCGAGGCCGATTTCACGCTGGGTGGTGGCGGCAACAACACTTATGACTTCGTGGGCGCGAGTGTCACCAAGTCGGTCACCATGAACGGTCACTTCAACTTCCATTACGACGAAAGCATCGGACGAAGGTTCCCGATCGGGCAATACGTGGTCGGCTTGTGGAACGAGATAAGCCCGAACTAAGCCCCGGCAAGTCAATTCGCAGGCGGCGGTCATTCGACCGCCGCTTTTTTTATTTGATGGACGCCGTTTGGCAGCCCGCCGGAACTGGCAAGGGAGAACACGGCTTACCGCCGCATCCTCGAGTGGCGGGTCCGCGCCCTTACGCGGCGATTTCCTGGGGGCCTTTGCCGCCGTTCACCAGAAACAGGACTGCCATGCGCACGGCCAGACCGTTGGTGACCTGTTCCAGAATTACCGAACGCACGCAATCGGCGATCTCGCTGTCGATCTCGACCCCGCGATTGATCGGCCCGGGATGCATGATGAGGACGTCGGGTTTCGTCCGCGCGAGACGGGCTTTGTTCAATCCGAACAGGGTGGCGTATTCGTTGATGCTGGGGAACATCGTCTTGCGCTGGCGTTCGTGCTGGATGCGCAGGAGGTTGATGATGTCGGCATCGGCAATGGCCTCGTCCACATCGTAGGTCACCCGGCAGCCCATCCGCTCGAACACACGGGGCACCAGCGTGCTGGGGCCGCACAATGTGACCTTCGCCCCGAGTTTGGTCAGCGCCCAGATGTTGGAGCGGGCGACCCGGCTGTAAAGAATGTCTCCAAGAATGGTGACGTTCAGCCCTTCGATCCTCCCTTTGCGCTCGCGGATGGTGAACGCGTCGAGCAACGCCTGCGTCGGGTGCTCGTGGGCGCCGTCGCCGGCGTTGATGACGCTGGCATTCAGAAATCGGGAAAGAAAATGGGGCGCGCCGGTTGCACTGTGCCGGATGATGATGATGTCGGCGTTCAACGCTTCGAGGTTTCGCGCGGTGTCCTTGAGCGTCTCGCCCTTTTTGAGAGAGGAAGCTTCCGCGGAGAAATTGATGACGTCCGCGGTCAACCGGAGCGCGGCCAGTTCAAAGCTGATGCGGGTGCGTGTGGAAGGCTCGATGAACAGATTGATCACGGTCTTGCCGCGCAAAGCGGGCACCTTCTTGATGGCGCGTTCGCCCACTGCCTTGAACGCCCTGGCAGTATCCAGCACCGCGGTGATTTCATCCGGAGTGAGCGACTCGATATCGAGCAAATGTTTGCGGTTCCAGGTCATTTCTTTTCCAGGCGGACGACGTCCTCGCCGTCGGTTTCCTGCAGTCGCACGGTGATCTGTTCGTTCAAAGAGGTGGGCACATTTTTGCCGACGAAATCGGCCTTGATGGGCAGCTCGCGATGGCCGCGGTCCACGAGCACGGCCAGTTGGACGCGTTTCGGACGGCCGAAATCATTAAGCGCGTCCAGGGCGGCCCGCGTGGTGCGCCCGCTGAACAATACGTCGTCCACGAGCACCACGGTTTTGCCGGTGATGTCGAAGGGAATCACAGTGGGATGTATCCGTGGCGCGGCCTGGCGACCGAGGTCGTCGCGATGCATTCCCACGTCCAGCGTCCCGACGGAAACAGCATGACCCCAGATGCCGCGCAAGGAACCGGCCAGTCGTTGCGCGAGATGCACTCCCCCGCGTTGCACGCCCACGAGGACAACATCGGCGCTTGCCTCGTTGCGTTCGGCGATCTCGTGAGCGATGCGGGCCAGCGCTCGCTGGATGGTGGAGGGGCTGAGAATAACGGTCGTGTCAGGCATAAAAAAATCGAACTGGCCCATCTCCTGATGAACCGGTTCGACGTAACAGGCGCGCTGTTCTCATGATTTCCTTTGCGGCCTCACCGGGCCGCTTTAAAGGATCCCGTCCGGCAACCCGTCAGTTGGTTTGCGGCTGCTGCGGCTGCCGGGATCTGCGCCACTTGGAGCGATGCTTCACGATCCAATCCGTCAAGGCACGTTCAAACCCGATGTCGTAGCCCGCCTTCTCCGACTCGATCCATTTATGTTTCAGAATCTCTTCGCGCTCGGCCTGAAACTCGCGATAAAGATTCGAGTTTTTTACCAGGTCGTTGGCCGAGGCGTCTGGTCTGTCGCTCATACCTAACGGTTAAACCATCTGAGTTCACCGGAATGTAACATTGCCCGCGGCGTTGACAATCCAAAATAAAGCGGGCACGTCATCGTCTTTGCCCGGCTTCAGCCCATCCTCTCACGCAAGGCCTCCGCAACCGCGATAAAGGCCTGTCCATAAGGTGCAGCGGGACTGGAAACCACGACCGGCACGCCGCAGTCGCCGCCGGCCCGGATTTCGGTGTAAATTGGAACTTCGCCAAGGAACGGAACATTCTGGCGGTCTGCTTCGGCCCGCCCGCCGCCGTGGCCGAATATCTCGACGCGTTCCCCGTTCGGGGTTGTGAAGTAACTCATGTTCTCGACGATGCCCAGGATCGGCACGTTCACCTTTGCAAACATGGCGATGCCCTTGCGAACGACGCCAAGCGAAGCCTCCTGCGGCGTGGTCACAATCACGCCACCGTCCAACGGCACGGTCTGGCAAAGCGAAAGCTGCGCGTCGCCGGTGCCGGGCGGCAGATCCACGAGCAGATAGTCCAGCTGTCCCCAGTCCACCTGCGTGACAAACTGCTGGATCGTTTTCATGATCATCGGCCCGCGCCAGATGACCGGCTGATCCCCTTCGAGCAAAAACCCCATGCTCATCAGTTTCACGCCATGGCTGGCGGGCGGTGTCAGCTTTTCTTCAGGACTGAGGGTCGGCTTCCGATTGATTCCCATCATAAGCGGGATGCTCGGGCCGTAGATGTCGCAATCCAGCAAGCCCACCTCCGCGCCGAGGTGTTTGAGGGCGCAGGCGAGGTTGACGGAGAGGGTGGACTTGCCGACGCCGCCCTTGCCGCTGGCCACGGCGACGACGCGACGAATACCGGGAACCTTGTTCTGGCCCGACCACGCATTGGCGCCGGCTGCAACCGGTTGACCGGCGGGTTGCTTTACTTCAACGAACACATGCTGCACATCCGGAAGCTTGCGGATCGCGGCTTCACAGCCGGTCTTGATCTGGCGGGCGATCTCCGCGTCTCCACCCGTCAACTGCACAATCACGCTCACCGCGCCGCTTCCGGCGGCGACCTGTTTCACGAGCCCGAATGACACGATGTCCCGTGAATAACCGGGATACTTCACGGCCTTCAGCGCTTCAATGACGACTTCTTCGTTCAACATGATTCGATATCGAAAGAACGATTGCTGATTGCCGTCCGGAAAGCAAGGGTCGCTGCACATTGTGTGCCCCGCGCGCCGATGCGAACTATCCTTCCGCGTCTCCGGGCGGGCGGTCGCTTGCTTTGAACTTCCGCCCCGGCTACCCTTCGCGGCAGATGCGTCTCCTCGACCGCTACCTTCTGCGCGAACTGCTCGTCCCACTGGGCTACTGTCTTGGCGGCTTCCTGGTCTTCTGGATCGCCTTCGATCTTTTCTCCGAACTGGGCGCGTTTCAGCAGGACAAGCTCAAGCCGCTGGAGATCGCCGAATATTACATCGTCATCACGCCTAGACTGCTCCAGGAAATCGTGATGCCCGCCGCGCTGTTGCTCGCGCTGCTGTACGCCCTCACGAATCACGCGCGACATCACGAGTTGACGGCAATGCGCGCTGCCGGTGTCAGTCTCTGGCGTCTCTGCGTTCCGTACCTGGTCGTCGGGATTTGCTGCAGCGCCTTCTTGTTTCTGCTGAACGAGGAGTGGCTGCCGGACAGCGCCGAACGCGCGGACCGGATCCGCAAGCAGCACACCGCCGTGCCGGCGGGTTCCCGGGATCAGCAGTGGCAGCCCGACTTGAAGTTCCGCAACGACGGCGATGATCGCTTCTGGCGCATTCGCGCCTATAACGTTGAGACCGGCGAAATGATCGAGCCCTATGTCGAATGGCGGCTGCCCGACGGCTCGCGCCGCCAGATGCTCGCCGAACGCGGTATCCGGAGCAACGGTGTCTGGACATTCTTCAACGTCCGCGAATCAGTTCCCGACCCTTCGCCCGATTCTCCCAAGGTCTGGGAGCAGACGAACGTGCTGGCGGTGGCCGAATTCTCCGAGACCCCCGAACAGATCAAAAGTGAAATTAAGATCAGCCAGCTCAGCAGCATCAAGGCCGCGAAAAGGCCCCAGCTCTCCATTGAGGAGATTCTCGATTACAAGCGACTGCATCCCCGCTTGCGACCGGCCGATCGCGCGTTGCTCGACACGCAACTGCACGCACGACTTGCGGCGCCGTGGACGTGCCTGATCGTGGTATTAATTGCCATTCCGTTTGGCGCACCCTCGGGCCGGCGCAATGTTTTCGCCGGAGTCGCTGCCAGCATTTTCATTTGCTTCACCTATTTCATCCTTCAGCGATTCAGTCTGGCCCTCGGCACGGGCGGGAAACTGCCGGCCGAGATCGCGGCCTGGTTGCCGAATGCGCTTTTTGCCGGGGCCGGAATCTGGCTTACCGCGCGGGTCCGATGAACCGGAGTCTCCGATCCGCGATTGACATTTTACGTTGCAGGCCGCCGTGCTTAACATCGGGTTGTGAACGACGAACTGGCCGAACTAAAAGTCCGCTACGAACGGCTCAGCCTGCTGCACCAGGTCGGCAACGTCATTCACTCCACCCTCGAACCGCGTGAGGCCCTCGCTTTGATCCTGGGGGAAGCCGTGCGTCTGATGCGCGCCTCCAGCGGCTCGGTGGCGCTGTTCAATCCGACAACCGGCTTTCTTGAAATTGAAGCCTCGCACGGCCTGCCGCCCAACGCCTCCCGGCTCAAATTGCGGCTCGGTGAAGGGATCACGGGCTGGGTGGCGAGGTCCGGCAGGCCGGCCCGCGTAGGTGACGTCTTGAAGGATCCTCGTTATATCCCAGTGCGCAAACATGTCCGGTCCGAACTCGCCGTGCCCCTCGAAGTGAACGGTGAACTGCGCGGCGTACTCAACGTTGATTCCGACCGGCTCAATGCGTTCGGCGCCGAGGACCAGTCTTTGCTCGAAGAACTCGCCGCGCAGGCGGCGAAGGTGATTCAC is part of the Candidatus Angelobacter sp. genome and harbors:
- a CDS encoding PAS domain S-box protein — translated: MAGNKLAVPGPGGPGRRWWRCGPVAVVVSGAFSFISASTVTRADSVEPPVVPQLTELFWSLFLLVAFVLVGIIWVGIIRRNVRRQTESIRRREAALEEHYRELFENAHDIIFTHDLEGNLTSLNKAGEQILGYSRQEASGLNFAQLVAPDHQDAFRDALKRLKDSAGTAHCELEMRARDGRRVVLRINLRLAQLSGTPRAQGIAWDITERRQAEEALRESEGRLRSSLEERVRLGRDLHDGIIQSIYAVGLGLQECRNLMQQDPSLAQERLTRSISDLNAVIRDVRDFIVGLEPEALNGREFRHALQSLIETMSQARAAQFSLDIDAQAAEALNGRRAAHLVQIAREAMSNSLRHACAKNTVVSLRKENGCVRLEIRDDGAGFEPGTLANRGHGLRNITARANEIGARSEIISAPGKGTRVSIEIPDPRQPYESA
- a CDS encoding response regulator transcription factor, whose product is MSPPETRPIRLLIVDDHKVVRLGLHTLLSRHAGIEVVGEAGTMESAVQETARLLPDVVLMDVRLPDGNGFEACRQIRRSQIETRVLFLTSFADEEIVLESIDAGGDGYLLKEIDEENLVRAVRNVAAGQSILDPAVTRRVLERVKNADTAPAKDKLDTLSPQERRVLALVAEGKTNKEIGLALGLSDKTVKNYLSNMLDKLQLTRRSQAAAFYVQHSGK
- a CDS encoding response regulator, whose amino-acid sequence is MSEEDRTPTAELKKILIVEDDKVALHAMAQMVQTAGYTVIIAGDSGEAIRAFELEKPDLMLVDINLRGENVGQPMDGLGLIDWLNYRHADHVFKYIIVSGDDPRAHEGRAALSGAFAFIRKPIDPHSVLAEMKKAIGDLLEADPPGSPAQEQG
- a CDS encoding prepilin-type N-terminal cleavage/methylation domain-containing protein, whose protein sequence is MKLNITSQQRPDRRRDAFTLMEVLVAVMIVGVTFVTYYLGMTQGFGIIQLARENLRATQILQEKMETIRLYTWDQVTNSGFIPATFTATFYPQGTQTNQGVTYQGTYTLTNVPSTVTGPYVSDLRMAIFQLTWQSGSVQRQREMRTLVSHYGLHNYIYQ
- a CDS encoding prepilin-type N-terminal cleavage/methylation domain-containing protein — its product is MDCTITSTNKTRCRGFTLVEMLIATAVGGLVLSAVMAMSLFSARSFAAIGNYVDLDIKSRTALDTMTSDIRQALDLTTPCNSNILTFHLVDISTGTTNLLQYTYDPSGKTLRRSYLGQTTTLLTNCTFMQFSLYQRNPIGGTYDQYPLDNFSQPGLCKLIQLTWVCSRDVLKGRLVNTESVQSAKVVMRKP
- a CDS encoding aspartate carbamoyltransferase catalytic subunit, whose amino-acid sequence is MTWNRKHLLDIESLTPDEITAVLDTARAFKAVGERAIKKVPALRGKTVINLFIEPSTRTRISFELAALRLTADVINFSAEASSLKKGETLKDTARNLEALNADIIIIRHSATGAPHFLSRFLNASVINAGDGAHEHPTQALLDAFTIRERKGRIEGLNVTILGDILYSRVARSNIWALTKLGAKVTLCGPSTLVPRVFERMGCRVTYDVDEAIADADIINLLRIQHERQRKTMFPSINEYATLFGLNKARLARTKPDVLIMHPGPINRGVEIDSEIADCVRSVILEQVTNGLAVRMAVLFLVNGGKGPQEIAA
- the pyrR gene encoding bifunctional pyr operon transcriptional regulator/uracil phosphoribosyltransferase PyrR; its protein translation is MPDTTVILSPSTIQRALARIAHEIAERNEASADVVLVGVQRGGVHLAQRLAGSLRGIWGHAVSVGTLDVGMHRDDLGRQAAPRIHPTVIPFDITGKTVVLVDDVLFSGRTTRAALDALNDFGRPKRVQLAVLVDRGHRELPIKADFVGKNVPTSLNEQITVRLQETDGEDVVRLEKK
- a CDS encoding Mrp/NBP35 family ATP-binding protein, with amino-acid sequence MLNEEVVIEALKAVKYPGYSRDIVSFGLVKQVAAGSGAVSVIVQLTGGDAEIARQIKTGCEAAIRKLPDVQHVFVEVKQPAGQPVAAGANAWSGQNKVPGIRRVVAVASGKGGVGKSTLSVNLACALKHLGAEVGLLDCDIYGPSIPLMMGINRKPTLSPEEKLTPPASHGVKLMSMGFLLEGDQPVIWRGPMIMKTIQQFVTQVDWGQLDYLLVDLPPGTGDAQLSLCQTVPLDGGVIVTTPQEASLGVVRKGIAMFAKVNVPILGIVENMSYFTTPNGERVEIFGHGGGRAEADRQNVPFLGEVPIYTEIRAGGDCGVPVVVSSPAAPYGQAFIAVAEALRERMG
- a CDS encoding LptF/LptG family permease, yielding MRLLDRYLLRELLVPLGYCLGGFLVFWIAFDLFSELGAFQQDKLKPLEIAEYYIVITPRLLQEIVMPAALLLALLYALTNHARHHELTAMRAAGVSLWRLCVPYLVVGICCSAFLFLLNEEWLPDSAERADRIRKQHTAVPAGSRDQQWQPDLKFRNDGDDRFWRIRAYNVETGEMIEPYVEWRLPDGSRRQMLAERGIRSNGVWTFFNVRESVPDPSPDSPKVWEQTNVLAVAEFSETPEQIKSEIKISQLSSIKAAKRPQLSIEEILDYKRLHPRLRPADRALLDTQLHARLAAPWTCLIVVLIAIPFGAPSGRRNVFAGVAASIFICFTYFILQRFSLALGTGGKLPAEIAAWLPNALFAGAGIWLTARVR